From one Triticum urartu cultivar G1812 chromosome 3, Tu2.1, whole genome shotgun sequence genomic stretch:
- the LOC125545753 gene encoding mannosyl-oligosaccharide glucosidase GCS1-like gives MTGGSGGTTRRPSAASRSRGAPSSSAPDPDARRAAAAAAARRSGRGDHGPLRVMAVSARTLLLLGIASVALLSVAFLAYTGGWWQAEAESEGAAALRRMARSVTPLDAPRMMDLPQFQGDHKESLYWGTYRPNVYLGIRARTPLSLIAGLMWIGVKNGQYFIRHVCQDSDELSKYGWADHNGRDYGRQELTDHGLHLTTSFLKEKGDGSGYGGDWAVRLDAKNEGSSLSEAQESTTHLFFYIADEAGKLITMGSHEPPSRGPVLLASGSHEEIGDWELYLRSEDNLEIHRAGFQTISMHNLSDLVQHALVTNARQSGNLNLPDMTEDSSNAMIYQVSIKLPAKIDMVFLSGAGSKNPMTAERVNRLTGPMLSTRLESKQKDFEERYDQIFNVNNKIVSKELSVGRAALSSLLGGIGYFYGQSKIALPKGFSQKNGDKYIPYWPAALYTAVPSRSFFPRGFLWDEGFHQLVIWRWDAHISMDIIGHWLDLINADGWIPREQILGAEALSKVPEEFVLQYPSNGNPPTLFLALRDLASAIHAHQFSDEEAEKISTFLKRAYVRLNSWFQWFNSTQSGKYEGTFFWHGRDNMTTRELNPKTLTSGLDDYPRASHPNDEERHVDLRCWMLLATNCMRSIAGFLKMDSSLEKDYYKLSDQLSDFETLNKMHLDDKTGAYFDFGNHTEKVRLRWYENREAMKRELLRETLEAPHLQLVPHVGYVSLFPFMMGAIPPESWVLEKQLDLISNSSVLWTDYGLRSLSRTSSMYMKRNTEHDAPYWRGAIWINMNYMILSGLHHYAHEDGPYSVRAGELYDELRSNLIRNIVGNYQETGFFWENYDQKNKGKGKGARSFTGWTSLVVLIMAESYPSLHR, from the exons ATGACCGGCGGCAGCGGAGGCACCACCCGGCGTCCATCCGCCGCCTCCAGGAGCCGCGGGGCCCCCTCCTCCTCTGCCCCGGATCCGGACGCGCgccgggccgccgccgccgccgcagcgcgGCGCAGTGGCCGCGGCGACCATGGCCCGCTGCGCGTCATGGCCGTGAGCGCCCGAACCCTCCTTCTCCTAGGGATTGCTTCCGTTGCCCTCCTGTCCGTCGCCTTCCTCGCGTATACCGGCGGGTGGTGGCAGGCTGAGGCGGAGTCGGAGGGCGCCGCGGCGCTGCGCAGGATGGCGCGCTCCGTCACGCCGCTTGATGCGCCCCGGATGATGGATCTGCCTCAG TTCCAAGGTGATCACAAAGAAAGCTTGTATTGGGGTACTTACAGGCCAAATGTATATCTTGGAATTCGTGCTAG AACTCCATTGTCTCTAATTGCTGGGTTGATGTGGATTGGCGTGAAAAATGGACAATATTTTATTCGCCATGTCTGCCAAGATTCTGACGAGCTTAGCAAATATGGGTGGGCAGATCACAATGGTAGGGATTATGGACGTCAAGAGTTGACTGATCATGGCTTGCACTTGACCACTAGCTTTctaaaagagaaaggagatggcAGTGGCTATGGAGGAGACTGGGCAGTTCGATTGGATGCTAAGAATGAGGG GTCAAGTTTAAGTGAAGCCCAAGAAAGCACCACACATCTGTTCTTCTATATTGCTGACGAAGCAGGAAAGTTGATCACTATGGGCTCACATGAGCCTCCGTCGAGAGGTCCTGTTCTTTTGGCCTCTGGATCGCATGAAGAGATTGGTGATTGGGAACTTTACCTGAGATCTGAG GACAATTTGGAAATTCACAGAGCTGGATTCCAGACGATCAGTATGCACAATCTAAGCGACCTAGTACAGCATGCCCTTGTGACTAAT GCAAGGCAAAGTGGGAACCTTAATCTGCCAGACATGACAGAAGACTCTTCAAATGCAATGATCTATCAG GTTTCAATAAAACTTCCTGCCAAAATAGACATGGTGTTCTTGTCAGGGGCTGGCTCAAAAAATCCAATGACTGCAGAACGTGTTAACAGGCTAACAG GTCCCATGCTGAGCACCCGCCTTGAATCAAAACAGAAAGATTTTGAAGAGAGATATGATCAAATTTTCAACGTAAATAATAAG ATTGTTTCCAAAGAACTATCTGTTGGTAGAGCTGCCTTGTCAAGTCTACTTGGCGGTATTGGCTACTTCTACGGGCAGTCAAAAATTGCACTTCCCAAAGGTTTTTCA caaaaaaatggagataAATATATTCCATATTGGCCTGCTGCACTATATACAGCTGTGCCCAGTCGCTCATTTTTCCCTAGGGGATTCCTGTGGGACGAGGGCTTCCATCAGTTAGTCATTTG GCGCTGGGATGCCCATATATCCATGGACATAATTGGCCATTGGTTGGATCTAATTAATGCGGATGGATGGATTCCTCGAGAGCAAATATTAGGGGCTGAAGCTTTAAG TAAAGTTCCTGAGGAATTCGTTCTGCAGTATCCTTCCAATGGAAACCCTCCGACATTATTTCTTGCGCTGCGTG ACTTGGCAAGTGCCATACATGCACACCAGTTTTCGGATGAGGAAGCTGAAAAGATATCCACTTTCCTTAAAAGGGCTTATGTACGGCTGAACTCTTGGTTCCAGTGGTTCAACAGTACGCAATCAG GGAAATATGAAGGGACGTTTTTTTGGCATGGAAGAGACAATATGACAACAAGGGAGTTAAACCCAAAG ACTTTGACATCTGGGTTGGATGACTATCCTCGTGCATCTCACCCTAATGACGAAGAGCGCCATGTTGACCTTCGGTGCTGGATGCTTCTAGCTACAAATTGTATGCGCTCAATCGCCGGGTTTCTTAAAATGGACAGCTCTCTTGAGAAG GATTACTATAAATTGTCAGATCAACTTTCAGATTTTGAGACACTTAACAAG ATGCACTTGGATGACAAAACTGGTGCCTATTTTGACTTTGGTAACCATACAGAAAAG GTTCGTTTGAGATGGTATGAAAATAGGGAGGCTATGAAACGAGAACTCCTGCGGGAGACATTAGAAGCCCCACATCTGCAATTAGTACCTCATGTTGGTTATGTCAGCCTATTCCCATTCATGATGGGGGCCATTCCACCT GAATCGTGGGTTCTTGAGAAGCAGCTTGACCTTATATCCAACAGCTCTGTCCTATGGACGGATTATGGCCTCCGGTCACTTTCTAGAACAAG CTCAATGTATATGAAGCGTAATACGGAGCATGATGCTCCGTACTGGAGAGGTGCTATTTGGATAAACATGAACTACATGATTCTTTCAGGACTCCATCACTATGCACACG AGGATGGCCCATACAGTGTCAGGGCAGGGGAACTGTACGATGAGCTAAGATCGAACCTGATCCG GAACATCGTGGGGAACTACCAGGAAACCGGGTTCTTCTGGGAGAACTACGACCAGAAGAACAAAGGGAAGGGGAAGGGCGCGAGGTCGTTCACCGGATGGACGTCCCTCGTCGTCCTGATCATGGCCGAGTCCTACCCATCGTTGCACAGGTAG
- the LOC125545754 gene encoding probable arabinosyltransferase ARAD1 → MATAPGVRTVAAVFGLLLLAFALSSTVIYLASPARAASPSSILLNLRPFAARCPPTPPLRVFMYDLPPRFHVAMMASSRNGGGGAEGNSTAFPAWPPSAGGIRRQHSVEYWMMASLQQQRQQGGAAAEAVRVRDPDAAEAFFVPFFSSLSFNVHGRNMTDPDTEADRLLQVELMDILWKSKYWQRSAGRDHVIPMHHPNAFRFLRDMVNASVLIVSDFGRYTKELASLRKDVVAPYVHVVDSFLNDDASDPFEARPTLLFFRGRTVRKDEGKIRGKLAKLLKGKDGVRFENSLATGDGIKISTDGMRSSKFCLHPAGDTPSSCRLFDAIVSHCIPVIISSRIELPFEDEIDYSEFSLFFSVEEALEPDYLLNQLRQMPKEKWVEMWSKLKNVSSHYEFQYPPRKDDAVNMIWRQVRNKIPAVNLAIHRSRRLKVPDWW, encoded by the exons ATGGCCACCGCGCCGGGCGTCCGCACGGTGGCCGCCGTCTTCGGGCTGCTGCTCCTCGCCTTCGCGCTCTCCTCCACCGTCATCTACCTCGCCTCCCCGGCCCGCGCCGCCTCCCCCAGCAGCATCCTCCTCAACCTCCGCCCCTTCGCCGCCCGCTGCCCGCCCACCCCGCCGCTCCGCGTCTTCATGTACGACCTCCCCCCGCGCTTCCACGTCGCCATGATGGCCTCGTCGaggaacggcggcggcggcgccgagGGGAACTCCACCGCGTTCCCCGCCTGGCCGCCCTCCGCGGGCGGGATCAGGCGGCAGCACAGCGTGGAGTACTGGATGATGGCGTCCCTTcagcagcagcggcagcaggGGGGAGCGGCGGCGGAGGCCGTCCGCGTGCGGGATCCGGACGCCGCCGAGGCCTTCTTCGTGCCCTTCTTCTCCTCGCTCAGCTTCAACGTGCACGGCCGCAACATGACCGACCCCGACACCGAGGCCGACCGCCTCCTTCAG GTGGAACTTATGGACATTCTATGGAAGTCTAAATATTGGCAACGATCTGCGGGACGTGACCATGTGATTCCGATGCATCACCCAAATGCTTTTAGATTTCTGCGAGATATGGTGAATGCATCTGTTCTTATAGTTTCAGACTTTGGGAGATACACGAAGGAACTGGCTTCCTTGAGGAAAGATGTTGTAGCACCATATGTGCATGTTGTAGATTCCTTCCTTAACGACGATGCATCTGATCCATTTGAGGCTCGCCCTACACTGCTTTTCTTTCGGGGGCGTACAGTCAGGAAAGAT GAAGGGAAAATCCGTGGAAAACTCGCGAAGTTATTAAAGGGCAAAGATGGTGTGCGCTTTGAAAATAGTCTTGCCACAGGTGACGGCATTAAAATC TCTACAGATGGCATGCGATCATCAAAGTTTTGCCTCCATCCCGCCGGGGATACTCCTTCGTCATGCCGGCTGTTTGATGCCATTGTCAGCCATTGCATTCCTGTGATTATCAGTAGCCGGATTGAGCTCCCTTTTGAGGATGAGATTGATTACAGCGAGTTCTCGCTTTTCTTCTCAGTTGAAGAAGCTCTAGAACCTGATTACTTGCTCAACCAGCTCAGACAGATGCCTAAAGAGAAGTGGGTTGAGATGTGGTCAAAGCTAAAAAACGTCTCTAGTCACTATGAATTCCAGTATCCCCCCAGGAAGGATGATGCCGTGAACATGATATGGCGGCAGGTGAGGAACAAAATCCCCGCGGTTAACCTTGCGATCCACAGGAGTAGGAGACTAAAAGTTCCAGACTGGTGGTGA